The Deinococcus depolymerans genome has a segment encoding these proteins:
- a CDS encoding DUF456 domain-containing protein codes for MSLAFLIFLVAWVIGMIGTFVPAVPATVIIFLGSVAATLVDGFQPWPDLPFLLTFLLITVAISMVDNVASAWGARRYGGSRQAVWGALIGGLVGIFIPFGLIVGPLAGALIAELLVVRKAPLDAARAAWGTLIGLLAGLAAKLVLHLLIGLYELWRLWDPARSVFG; via the coding sequence GTGAGTCTCGCCTTCCTGATCTTCCTCGTCGCCTGGGTGATCGGCATGATCGGCACGTTCGTGCCCGCCGTACCCGCCACCGTCATCATCTTCCTGGGGTCCGTCGCCGCCACGCTGGTCGACGGATTCCAGCCGTGGCCGGACCTGCCGTTCCTGCTGACCTTCCTGCTGATCACGGTCGCCATCAGCATGGTCGACAACGTCGCCTCGGCCTGGGGGGCCCGCCGGTACGGCGGGAGCCGTCAGGCCGTGTGGGGCGCGCTGATCGGCGGTCTGGTCGGTATCTTCATTCCGTTCGGCCTGATCGTCGGCCCGCTGGCCGGCGCGCTGATCGCGGAACTGCTGGTCGTACGCAAGGCCCCGCTGGACGCCGCGCGGGCCGCGTGGGGCACCCTGATCGGCCTGCTGGCCGGACTGGCCGCCAAACTCGTGCTGCACCTGCTGATCGGCCTGTACGAACTGTGGCGCCTGTGGGACCCGGCCCGGTCCGTCTTCGGCTGA
- the fni gene encoding type 2 isopentenyl-diphosphate Delta-isomerase, whose protein sequence is MTDAPLTPARSGPPAGSAIEQRKLRHIEACLRPDSQYAARPTGLHEVPWPYRALPERDLEGVDLRTTFLDCPLSAPVLIGAMTGGADAAGRINRNLAMAAQRLGIGMMLGSQRVMLERPQARASFLVREWAPDILLVGNLGGAQFLLGYDDTHAARAVQEVGADALAIHVNPLQEALQPGGDTRWAGLTDRLAALVPTLPFPVILKEVGHGLDRRTVQAVAGAGFAALDVAGAGGTSWARVEQLVHHGHVRTPDLCDLGIPTAQAIREARAAAPGTPLIASGGIRTGLDAARALSLGAQVVAVARPLLEPALDSADAAEVWLRQFIHELRVALFVGGYAGLDDLRAGAGFSAGGPANGG, encoded by the coding sequence GTGACCGACGCCCCCCTCACCCCCGCCCGGAGCGGCCCCCCGGCAGGCAGCGCCATCGAGCAGCGCAAACTGCGGCACATCGAGGCCTGCCTGCGCCCGGACAGTCAGTACGCCGCGCGCCCCACCGGCCTGCACGAGGTGCCCTGGCCGTACCGCGCCCTGCCGGAACGCGACCTGGAGGGCGTGGACCTGCGCACGACCTTCCTGGACTGCCCCCTGAGCGCCCCGGTCCTGATCGGCGCGATGACCGGCGGCGCCGACGCGGCCGGGCGCATCAACCGCAACCTCGCCATGGCCGCGCAGCGCCTGGGGATCGGCATGATGCTCGGCTCGCAGCGCGTGATGCTGGAACGCCCGCAGGCCCGCGCCAGCTTCCTGGTGCGCGAGTGGGCGCCGGACATCCTGCTCGTCGGGAACCTGGGCGGCGCGCAGTTCCTGCTCGGCTACGACGACACCCACGCGGCGAGGGCCGTGCAGGAGGTCGGGGCGGACGCCCTGGCCATTCACGTCAATCCCCTGCAGGAGGCGCTGCAACCTGGCGGTGACACCCGCTGGGCCGGCCTGACCGACCGGCTGGCCGCGCTGGTCCCCACGCTGCCCTTCCCGGTGATCCTGAAGGAGGTCGGGCACGGCCTGGACCGCCGCACCGTGCAGGCCGTGGCGGGCGCGGGCTTCGCGGCGCTGGACGTGGCCGGGGCGGGCGGCACCAGCTGGGCGCGGGTCGAGCAGCTGGTTCACCACGGGCACGTGCGCACACCGGACCTGTGCGACCTCGGCATTCCGACCGCGCAGGCCATCCGGGAGGCGCGGGCGGCCGCGCCGGGCACGCCGCTGATCGCGTCGGGCGGGATTCGCACGGGACTGGACGCCGCCCGCGCCCTGAGCCTGGGCGCGCAGGTCGTCGCCGTGGCCCGCCCGCTGCTGGAACCGGCCCTGGACAGCGCGGACGCCGCCGAGGTCTGGTTGCGGCAGTTCATTCACGAGTTGCGGGTCGCGCTGTTCGTCGGGGGGTACGCGGGCCTGGACGACCTGCGCGCCGGGGCGGGGTTCAGCGCAGGCGGCCCAGCGAACGGCGGATAA
- the ruvA gene encoding Holliday junction branch migration protein RuvA, with protein MIAYLSGVVREIREHSAVIVAGGVGYEVQCPSSTLGKLTAGETAELNTRFVVREDAQLLFGFHDADSVRIFDLLTSVSGVGPKLALALLSAMPVSALAAGVLGGDVKLLSSVSGVGKKTAERLVLELQGKVPEHLAAPASGAGGVKAARVTTTAGRDAVDALLALGFREAQVRATVAELLAAEPDLNADQLIRRSLGRLR; from the coding sequence ATGATTGCCTACCTGTCCGGCGTGGTCCGGGAAATACGTGAACACAGCGCCGTGATCGTGGCGGGCGGCGTGGGGTACGAGGTGCAGTGCCCGTCCAGCACCCTGGGGAAACTCACGGCGGGCGAGACGGCCGAACTGAACACCCGCTTCGTGGTGCGCGAGGACGCGCAGCTGCTGTTCGGCTTCCACGACGCCGACAGCGTCCGGATCTTCGACCTGCTCACCAGCGTCAGCGGGGTCGGGCCGAAACTGGCGCTGGCGCTGCTGTCCGCCATGCCGGTCAGCGCCCTGGCGGCCGGGGTGCTGGGCGGCGACGTGAAACTCCTGAGCAGCGTCAGCGGCGTCGGCAAGAAGACCGCCGAGCGGCTGGTCCTGGAATTGCAGGGCAAGGTCCCGGAACATCTGGCAGCCCCGGCCAGCGGCGCGGGCGGCGTGAAGGCGGCGCGGGTCACGACCACCGCCGGCCGCGACGCCGTGGACGCCCTGCTGGCCCTGGGCTTCCGCGAGGCGCAGGTCCGGGCGACCGTGGCCGAACTGCTGGCCGCCGAACCGGACCTGAACGCCGACCAGCTTATCCGCCGTTCGCTGGGCCGCCTGCGCTGA
- a CDS encoding GNAT family N-acetyltransferase, with protein MVILRPARQSDRAALLRICLETGDSGQDATALYRDPHLLGQVYAAPYLTFAPDFAFVLEDALGVGGYVLGTPDTAAFEDTLERAWWPPLRRQYPDPQAIAPADRTPDERIAHLIHHPRRTPPDLLAAYPAHLHIDLLPRVQGGGRGRALMDTLLGALREAGAVGVHLGVGARNVNAQGFYRHLGFHELGRTPGAVTFGRRLD; from the coding sequence ATGGTGATCCTGCGTCCCGCCCGCCAATCCGACCGCGCCGCGCTGCTGCGCATCTGCCTGGAAACCGGCGACAGCGGCCAGGACGCCACCGCCCTGTACCGCGACCCCCACCTGCTGGGGCAGGTGTACGCCGCGCCGTACCTGACCTTCGCGCCGGACTTCGCGTTCGTGCTGGAGGACGCCCTGGGGGTCGGCGGGTACGTCCTGGGCACGCCGGACACCGCCGCCTTCGAGGACACCCTGGAACGCGCGTGGTGGCCGCCGCTGCGCCGCCAGTACCCGGACCCGCAGGCCATTGCGCCCGCCGACCGCACGCCGGACGAACGGATCGCGCACCTGATCCACCACCCGCGCCGCACCCCGCCGGACCTGCTCGCCGCGTACCCGGCGCACCTGCACATCGACCTGCTGCCACGCGTGCAGGGAGGCGGGCGGGGCCGCGCCCTGATGGACACGCTGCTGGGCGCACTGCGGGAGGCCGGCGCGGTCGGCGTCCACCTGGGCGTCGGGGCGCGCAACGTGAACGCCCAGGGCTTCTACCGGCACCTGGGCTTCCACGAGCTGGGCCGCACGCCGGGTGCCGTCACGTTCGGCCGACGCCTGGACTGA